The Nostoc sp. ATCC 53789 genome has a segment encoding these proteins:
- a CDS encoding AAA family ATPase produces MLTEVMEHFRLVKEFPKAGYYETDHQKQMFKDIKAAIHSGKLIAITGIIGCGKTTTLRRLFDVLEKEGKILVSKSLSVDKERATLPTLIAALFYDLSTDKEIKIPKDGEKRERELRDLIRKGKKSVALFVDEAHDLHYSTLTGLKRLIEVVEDGGGTLSVVLAGHPKLKNDLRRPTMEEIGYRATVFSLEGIVGNQREYIEWLVSECTISDTPIGEILEAEAIELLATRLLTPLQIEQHLTLALEAAYRVAVKPVTTVIVESVLSKQIDDLEPTLTRHGYDVRGLAEQFNAKPAEIKSLFRGQLDPTRARELQEQMLAAGLPL; encoded by the coding sequence ATGCTCACTGAAGTAATGGAACACTTTCGTTTGGTCAAGGAATTTCCCAAGGCTGGTTACTACGAAACAGACCATCAAAAGCAAATGTTCAAAGACATTAAAGCTGCCATCCATTCAGGGAAACTGATTGCCATAACGGGAATTATTGGGTGTGGCAAGACGACTACTTTACGACGCTTGTTTGATGTTTTGGAGAAAGAAGGTAAGATTCTAGTCTCGAAGTCCCTTTCTGTAGATAAAGAACGGGCGACACTGCCAACACTTATTGCTGCTTTATTCTACGATTTATCCACAGATAAGGAAATTAAAATCCCTAAAGACGGTGAAAAACGGGAACGGGAACTACGCGACCTGATTAGAAAAGGTAAAAAGTCAGTAGCACTGTTTGTTGATGAGGCTCATGACCTTCATTACAGTACCCTGACGGGACTCAAACGTTTAATCGAAGTAGTTGAAGACGGTGGTGGCACACTTTCAGTGGTGCTGGCTGGTCATCCCAAACTGAAAAATGATCTGCGCCGTCCGACTATGGAAGAAATCGGTTATCGAGCAACAGTCTTCTCCTTGGAAGGCATTGTTGGCAATCAGCGAGAATATATTGAATGGCTAGTATCTGAATGCACTATCTCTGATACTCCAATTGGTGAAATATTGGAGGCGGAAGCTATTGAATTACTTGCCACGCGGCTCTTGACACCACTACAAATTGAGCAACATTTGACACTAGCTTTGGAGGCGGCGTACCGAGTCGCGGTCAAACCTGTGACTACGGTGATTGTGGAGTCAGTTCTGTCAAAGCAAATTGACGATTTGGAACCCACTCTCACAAGGCATGGCTATGACGTGAGGGGCTTGGCGGAACAGTTCAATGCCAAGCCGGCTGAAATTAAATCGCTGTTTCGCGGACAACTTGATCCCACTCGTGCGCGTGAATTACAAGAGCAAATGCTAGCTGCGGGGTTGCCACTTTAA
- a CDS encoding DDE-type integrase/transposase/recombinase → MPAEALTNLRHRLDMLPSRCQERRQLMEETASLYGVSIDTLYRALRNSSRPKSINRSDSGTPRKLSQAEMELYCEVIAATKIRTCNKKGRHVSTARAIELLEDFGMNTPQGFIKPPKGLLTKATVNRYLKTWGYDHLTMTRQPPAVRFQATHSNECWHFDLSPSDLKHVKQPLWVETGKGNPLLMLYSVVDDRSGVCYQEYHCVYGEDVTAALRFLFNAMTASTSDGCPFQGIPEMIYTDNGPIAKSHVFQNVMDCLGIKLASHLPAGKDGRRVTARSKGKVERPFRTVKEAHETLYHFHEPENEVEANLWLRQYLLNYNDQKHRTEAHSRLEDWLRNLPKSGIRQMCSWERFCTFAREPQRRKVDATARVSVEGVAYEVNPDLAGETVVLWWGLFDNELYVEKGDQRYGPFYPVDGPIPLHRYRKHKKTKTEERADRIADLALKLGLPRTALDKNADLQFLVDKYKEIEPTVTPFKDPDPFQEFTYPTVLFAKLAISDYLAKPLAKLSTEQIAFIDGLLAETLNKKVIIERVRQYFHSNKGGQQNAH, encoded by the coding sequence ATTCCAGCAGAAGCTTTAACCAACTTGCGTCATCGACTTGATATGTTACCAAGCCGTTGCCAAGAACGTCGGCAACTCATGGAAGAAACAGCTTCATTGTATGGAGTGTCTATTGATACTCTATATCGTGCTTTGCGTAACTCATCACGCCCCAAATCGATCAACCGTTCAGATAGCGGGACACCTCGAAAGCTATCACAGGCGGAAATGGAACTTTACTGTGAAGTCATTGCAGCAACGAAAATCCGCACTTGCAACAAGAAAGGGCGGCACGTCTCCACTGCACGGGCGATTGAACTTTTAGAAGATTTCGGGATGAACACCCCACAAGGTTTTATCAAACCACCCAAGGGGTTGTTAACTAAAGCCACTGTCAACCGTTATTTGAAAACATGGGGCTACGACCATCTCACAATGACTCGTCAACCGCCTGCGGTACGTTTTCAAGCAACTCACAGTAATGAATGTTGGCATTTCGACCTTAGCCCGTCCGATTTAAAACACGTAAAGCAGCCCTTATGGGTGGAAACGGGTAAAGGGAATCCGCTATTGATGCTTTATAGTGTCGTTGATGACCGCAGTGGTGTGTGTTACCAGGAATACCATTGTGTTTATGGAGAGGATGTAACAGCAGCGTTGCGCTTCCTATTTAATGCAATGACGGCTTCCACCTCGGATGGATGCCCCTTCCAGGGAATTCCTGAGATGATCTATACGGACAACGGGCCAATTGCCAAAAGCCATGTATTTCAAAATGTGATGGACTGCCTGGGAATCAAGCTTGCTAGCCATCTGCCTGCGGGTAAAGATGGGAGAAGGGTAACGGCTCGCTCCAAAGGAAAAGTGGAAAGACCGTTCCGGACAGTCAAAGAAGCCCATGAGACTCTGTATCATTTTCACGAACCAGAAAACGAAGTTGAGGCTAACCTATGGCTACGGCAGTATCTGCTAAATTATAACGACCAAAAACACCGTACAGAAGCGCACTCACGCTTAGAGGATTGGTTGCGAAATCTGCCAAAAAGCGGAATCAGGCAGATGTGTAGTTGGGAACGATTTTGTACTTTTGCCCGCGAACCGCAACGAAGGAAAGTGGATGCAACAGCCAGAGTATCAGTTGAGGGCGTGGCTTATGAAGTAAACCCAGACTTAGCAGGCGAAACTGTGGTGCTGTGGTGGGGTCTTTTTGATAACGAATTATATGTAGAGAAAGGCGACCAACGCTATGGCCCATTTTACCCAGTTGATGGGCCTATCCCCTTGCATCGCTATCGCAAACACAAGAAAACTAAAACCGAAGAACGGGCAGACCGGATTGCAGATTTAGCTCTTAAGCTGGGCTTGCCACGAACTGCCTTGGATAAAAACGCGGATCTGCAATTTTTGGTGGATAAGTACAAGGAAATTGAGCCAACTGTCACACCTTTTAAAGACCCAGACCCGTTCCAAGAATTTACTTATCCCACTGTATTATTCGCTAAACTGGCGATTTCAGATTATCTCGCTAAACCTTTGGCGAAATTATCCACTGAACAAATTGCCTTTATTGATGGGCTGCTAGCTGAGACTTTGAATAAAAAAGTGATTATTGAACGAGTACGGCAGTATTTCCACTCGAACAAAGGAGGGCAGCAAAATGCTCACTGA
- a CDS encoding tyrosine-type recombinase/integrase, which translates to MDTLYLSEAEALLIEYEAFLKGKTHSTIDAYMRIIRQLLLWIVEHPGSGGDFQPEQLTKTAMEIYLAYLDTSGYSIAHQARVKSAVSGFARWLIEEKGILRRNPTRGLNIPAQPLLAPRQLTPDQRYILRNLIEKDGHPRSMAVFALGYWAGCRVSDVSWLRIEHTHIGPKVGWLHVGYKGGKARDIDLINAVRKPMYEYIHHGGRDTESDYTFTSQRNERLTEAGIHRWWKNIKAQATVSEWELIHDVTFHDLRHDFAHRAREAGWTLEEVAYYLGHITKKGTPAIQTTVRYTQSSRQQVKDKLALLKG; encoded by the coding sequence GTGGATACACTTTACTTATCTGAAGCCGAAGCACTACTCATAGAGTATGAGGCGTTCCTAAAAGGTAAAACGCATAGCACTATTGATGCCTATATGCGTATCATTAGGCAGCTTCTTCTTTGGATTGTAGAACATCCTGGGAGTGGAGGAGATTTTCAACCCGAACAGTTGACCAAAACGGCGATGGAAATTTATCTCGCCTATCTAGATACGTCAGGTTACAGCATTGCTCACCAAGCACGGGTTAAATCTGCTGTCAGTGGTTTTGCCCGTTGGCTCATTGAGGAGAAGGGAATTTTACGTCGCAACCCCACCAGAGGATTAAACATTCCAGCCCAGCCACTTTTAGCCCCCAGACAATTGACTCCTGACCAACGTTATATTTTACGCAACCTGATCGAAAAAGATGGTCATCCACGTAGCATGGCTGTGTTTGCATTGGGGTACTGGGCTGGTTGTCGCGTGAGTGATGTTTCCTGGCTACGGATAGAGCATACCCATATTGGCCCCAAAGTTGGCTGGTTGCACGTTGGTTACAAGGGTGGTAAGGCGCGAGATATTGATCTAATTAACGCTGTCCGAAAACCAATGTATGAATATATTCATCACGGCGGGCGAGATACTGAGAGTGATTACACTTTTACCTCTCAGCGCAATGAGAGGCTGACCGAAGCCGGCATTCATCGCTGGTGGAAAAACATTAAAGCACAAGCAACTGTTTCTGAGTGGGAACTCATCCATGATGTAACTTTTCATGATCTGCGTCATGATTTCGCTCACCGAGCGCGTGAAGCAGGATGGACTTTGGAGGAGGTTGCTTATTATCTTGGTCATATCACCAAAAAGGGAACTCCAGCTATTCAAACCACGGTTCGGTACACTCAAAGTAGCCGACAGCAAGTGAAAGACAAGCTTGCATTACTCAAGGGATAA
- a CDS encoding GIY-YIG nuclease family protein, translating into MNFDDISTIVYQPKNDHEPGFIYLMEAESYHGLIPGAWLRRCKIGLSRNPEARLDNFHRNQPPCNVKILRTIYVENMAEVEGELHQQFSQCNVELIKSKEWFDFNAVQFMMVNWEFEKRSLYVFSLSELPIKLIIFSMIWLLFVGAIAGRLTSQPPMQPQKQLAK; encoded by the coding sequence ATGAATTTTGATGATATTTCAACAATTGTCTATCAGCCTAAAAATGACCATGAGCCAGGATTTATATATTTAATGGAAGCAGAGTCCTATCATGGCTTAATTCCCGGTGCTTGGTTACGTCGTTGCAAAATTGGGTTATCTCGCAATCCAGAAGCTAGACTTGATAATTTTCACCGAAATCAACCGCCTTGTAATGTGAAAATTCTCAGGACTATTTATGTAGAGAATATGGCAGAAGTAGAAGGTGAGTTACATCAACAATTTAGCCAATGCAATGTTGAGTTAATCAAAAGTAAAGAATGGTTTGATTTTAATGCAGTGCAATTTATGATGGTTAATTGGGAGTTTGAGAAGCGATCGCTGTATGTTTTCAGTCTTAGTGAATTGCCAATTAAGCTAATCATTTTCAGCATGATCTGGCTATTATTCGTGGGAGCTATAGCGGGAAGATTAACAAGTCAGCCACCAATGCAGCCGCAAAAACAATTAGCTAAGTAA
- a CDS encoding protelomerase family protein produces the protein MSRQLEDSEDLKNTYVDERVQWLLPQFEAIAPYKMNERKKGIRNAALLGWEQLAAIEAKNLKLTYPDDRSESEREYGTALRQITALKKELKSAAKTDLKDDALYNPVLTIITHFGNALSYQFASYKQNQNTRYRETVTERREKINRIEIDLTDSLKYAYNILTDIKNGDDANWLDVSCAIALATGRRMGEVHLSASFEEIDTYTLAFKGQLKGKTRKVRQGDKAVYIRDVIFKIPTLLPAELVCFALQWLDGKGKRFPQTEDPERVNRRFSKTLNESCKQWDIFPKDERTYHKFRAAYLRAAIVNDGNIDPYDFTDFAKAVLGDDDENTINAYKRYEIKPGTLTRI, from the coding sequence ATGTCAAGGCAGTTGGAAGATTCGGAAGATTTAAAAAATACTTATGTTGATGAGCGCGTTCAATGGTTGCTGCCACAATTTGAGGCGATCGCCCCCTACAAAATGAATGAGCGTAAAAAGGGTATACGAAACGCAGCTTTACTTGGCTGGGAACAGCTAGCAGCGATTGAAGCGAAAAACTTAAAACTTACTTATCCAGATGACCGGTCAGAAAGTGAAAGAGAGTATGGCACGGCATTAAGGCAGATTACTGCATTAAAAAAAGAACTCAAAAGCGCTGCAAAAACTGATTTAAAAGACGATGCTCTTTATAATCCAGTACTCACAATCATTACTCATTTTGGCAATGCTTTAAGCTACCAGTTTGCAAGTTACAAGCAGAATCAAAACACTCGCTACAGAGAAACTGTTACAGAACGTAGGGAAAAAATAAACAGAATTGAAATTGACCTTACAGACTCTCTAAAGTATGCCTACAATATTTTGACTGATATTAAAAATGGTGATGATGCTAATTGGCTCGATGTAAGTTGTGCGATTGCACTGGCAACAGGCCGCCGTATGGGTGAAGTACATCTATCAGCCAGCTTTGAAGAAATTGACACTTACACACTTGCTTTTAAAGGTCAATTAAAAGGTAAAACCCGTAAGGTGAGACAAGGCGATAAAGCAGTTTATATCAGAGATGTAATTTTTAAAATCCCTACGTTATTACCTGCTGAATTGGTCTGTTTTGCCTTGCAGTGGCTTGATGGAAAAGGTAAACGATTTCCACAAACTGAAGACCCTGAACGAGTCAACAGACGGTTTAGCAAAACCTTAAATGAATCTTGTAAACAATGGGATATTTTTCCTAAAGATGAACGCACTTATCACAAGTTCCGTGCTGCATATTTGAGAGCAGCGATTGTAAATGATGGAAATATTGACCCCTACGACTTTACAGACTTCGCTAAAGCAGTGCTAGGGGATGACGACGAAAACACTATCAACGCCTACAAGCGTTATGAAATTAAACCGGGAACGCTTACCCGTATTTAA